In one Saccharibacillus brassicae genomic region, the following are encoded:
- a CDS encoding carbohydrate ABC transporter permease — translation METGQAHNSGMKRRRNAEQWRAFVFLSPSFVLLLAFFFVPTLLTFYFAFTNMALTGAAAVDTQFIGFENFKNMFQDDSFRTSVWNTLIFLIFSAVIGQQVMGFIIAVLMNGRSRTFRSVIGSIVIAGWVAPEVVCAFVWFAFLNDTGTVNAFLQSADIKPIAWLYTFPMVSVIIANIWHGTAFSMMVFQAALGDVPREVEESAMIDGANAWQRLTRITLPMIISSVTTNMVLVTLQTLGSFTLIYALTGGGPGLATETLPIYMYHQAFVNYQLGYGTAISLMLLVIGIVASLLYMRMLKVKL, via the coding sequence ATGGAGACCGGACAAGCGCACAATTCCGGGATGAAGCGCCGCCGCAATGCCGAACAATGGCGCGCATTCGTTTTTTTGTCGCCAAGCTTTGTTTTGCTGCTCGCTTTCTTTTTCGTTCCGACCCTGCTGACGTTTTATTTTGCTTTTACGAACATGGCGCTGACCGGAGCCGCGGCGGTGGACACGCAGTTTATCGGCTTTGAAAATTTCAAAAACATGTTTCAGGATGACAGCTTCCGCACTTCGGTCTGGAATACGCTCATCTTCTTGATCTTCTCGGCGGTGATCGGCCAGCAGGTGATGGGCTTTATCATCGCGGTGCTGATGAACGGGCGCAGCCGGACGTTTCGCAGCGTGATCGGCTCGATCGTGATCGCGGGCTGGGTCGCGCCGGAAGTCGTGTGCGCGTTCGTCTGGTTCGCTTTTCTGAACGACACGGGCACGGTGAACGCTTTCTTGCAGTCGGCCGATATCAAACCGATCGCCTGGCTGTACACCTTCCCGATGGTCTCGGTCATCATCGCCAACATCTGGCACGGGACCGCTTTTTCGATGATGGTATTCCAGGCCGCGCTCGGCGACGTGCCGCGCGAGGTGGAAGAGTCGGCCATGATCGACGGCGCGAACGCCTGGCAGCGGCTGACCCGCATCACGCTTCCGATGATCATAAGCTCCGTCACGACCAACATGGTGTTGGTCACGCTGCAAACGCTCGGTTCGTTCACGCTGATCTATGCGCTGACCGGCGGCGGGCCGGGCCTGGCGACAGAGACGCTGCCGATCTATATGTACCATCAGGCGTTCGTGAATTACCAGTTGGGCTACGGCACGGCGATCTCGCTGATGCTGCTTGTGATCGGCATCGTCGCAAGTTTGCTCTATATGCGGATGCTTAAAGTGAAGTTGTAG
- a CDS encoding extracellular solute-binding protein codes for MMKKQTYKWTAGVLLSLSVFTAACSSGGTETTPANTADGGSAADSKVVKVAYGKWNDTDVWGKWLTGVKSEFEQQNPGVTVELQPIQGAQYATKIPLLMSDAKTAPEVLAEDSFMINADSAAGYLEPLAVDEWSDWGQFNEGIKAAVQGKDDKSYGVPFSTDVRGLYYNKALFEKAGLPVPWEPKNWQDILTAAQALKDTQPDIIPFWMNSGKAGQEATTMQTFEMLLYGTQDTLFEDGKWVTQSPGVMSALQFIDDIYSKGLGPQLSQVMTAQAGQVLETDLMPNQKVGIVLNGSWLPATWASTGSKPWPEALDVYDFVKMPTETGQAPGYTSMSGGWTLAVGANSAEKDLGWKFIQMAVNEKHNKTYAMLDSALTPRTDVAADTEYVNQPGTLYAKAADVIEYTHVRPSNSDYPLVSTAIQETVEKVVTGGADPQDAMTQFTQSVQRSVGADKVMTK; via the coding sequence ATGATGAAAAAGCAAACGTACAAATGGACGGCCGGCGTACTGCTCAGCTTGTCCGTGTTCACCGCGGCTTGTTCTTCCGGGGGTACGGAGACGACGCCGGCGAATACGGCCGACGGCGGTTCGGCGGCCGACAGCAAAGTAGTGAAAGTGGCCTACGGCAAATGGAACGATACCGACGTATGGGGCAAATGGCTTACCGGGGTCAAAAGCGAATTCGAACAGCAAAATCCGGGCGTCACGGTAGAACTTCAGCCGATCCAGGGCGCGCAGTACGCGACCAAAATCCCGCTGTTGATGTCCGATGCGAAGACGGCCCCGGAAGTGCTGGCCGAAGACTCGTTCATGATCAACGCCGATAGCGCGGCCGGGTATCTGGAACCGCTCGCGGTCGACGAGTGGAGCGATTGGGGCCAATTCAACGAAGGAATCAAAGCGGCCGTTCAAGGCAAAGACGACAAAAGTTACGGCGTGCCGTTCTCGACCGACGTCCGCGGCTTGTACTACAACAAAGCGCTGTTCGAAAAAGCCGGCCTGCCCGTCCCGTGGGAACCGAAAAACTGGCAGGATATTCTGACCGCCGCGCAGGCGCTCAAAGATACGCAGCCCGACATCATCCCGTTCTGGATGAACTCCGGCAAAGCCGGACAGGAAGCGACGACGATGCAGACGTTCGAGATGCTGCTGTACGGCACGCAGGATACGCTGTTCGAAGACGGCAAATGGGTCACGCAGAGCCCCGGCGTCATGAGCGCCCTGCAATTTATCGACGACATTTACAGCAAGGGCCTCGGTCCGCAGCTGTCGCAGGTCATGACCGCGCAGGCCGGGCAGGTGCTGGAGACCGACCTGATGCCAAACCAGAAAGTGGGCATCGTGCTGAACGGCAGCTGGCTGCCGGCTACATGGGCTTCGACCGGCAGCAAGCCTTGGCCGGAAGCGCTGGACGTGTACGATTTCGTCAAAATGCCGACCGAAACCGGCCAAGCGCCCGGTTATACGTCGATGTCCGGCGGCTGGACGCTTGCGGTCGGAGCCAACTCCGCCGAGAAAGACCTCGGCTGGAAATTTATCCAGATGGCGGTCAACGAAAAGCATAACAAGACCTATGCCATGCTCGATAGCGCGCTGACGCCGCGCACCGACGTAGCCGCGGATACCGAATACGTCAATCAGCCCGGCACGCTGTATGCCAAAGCGGCCGACGTGATCGAGTATACCCACGTTCGCCCGAGCAACTCCGATTATCCGCTCGTCTCGACCGCAATTCAGGAAACGGTCGAAAAAGTCGTGACCGGCGGAGCCGATCCGCAGGATGCGATGACCCAATTCACGCAGAGCGTGCAGCGAAGCGTCGGGGCCGACAAAGTCATGACGAAGTAA
- a CDS encoding LysR family transcriptional regulator produces MEIRVLRYFLAVAREGSLTGAAERLHLTQPTLSRQLKDLERQLGKPLFTRGSRRLSLTDEGRLLRRRAEEIVELADRLEAEFGSMEEKIGGDVHIGGGETQAMKRIARAVGRLRTDHPNIRYHLYSGNEDDVTERLDQGLLDFGVLIQPADVAKYHYLPLPDTDTWGVVMRKDNPLAAKKNVHRSDLMNVPLICSRQAMKQTFSENRFTAWFGADFDKLNVVTTYNLAYNAAILVEEGIGCALALDRIVNTSRESPLCFRPLAPPLESGLNLVWRKHQTFSAAAELFLETLRRTLSGDDPAD; encoded by the coding sequence ATGGAAATCCGCGTACTGCGTTACTTTTTGGCGGTCGCCCGCGAAGGCAGCCTGACGGGAGCGGCCGAACGGCTGCATCTCACGCAGCCTACGCTGTCAAGGCAGCTCAAAGACCTGGAGCGGCAGTTGGGCAAACCGCTGTTCACGCGCGGCAGCCGCCGCCTGAGCCTTACGGACGAAGGCCGTCTGCTGCGCCGCAGGGCGGAAGAGATCGTCGAACTGGCCGACCGGCTGGAAGCGGAATTCGGCTCGATGGAAGAGAAGATCGGCGGAGACGTGCATATCGGCGGCGGCGAGACGCAGGCGATGAAGCGGATCGCGCGCGCTGTAGGCCGACTGCGGACCGACCATCCGAATATCCGGTATCATCTGTACAGCGGCAACGAAGACGACGTGACCGAGCGGCTTGACCAGGGGCTGCTCGATTTCGGGGTGCTGATCCAGCCGGCCGACGTAGCCAAATACCACTACCTCCCTCTGCCGGATACCGATACGTGGGGCGTCGTCATGCGCAAAGACAACCCGTTGGCCGCAAAAAAGAACGTTCATCGGTCGGACCTGATGAACGTTCCCCTCATTTGTTCCCGGCAGGCGATGAAGCAGACGTTTTCCGAGAATCGCTTTACGGCGTGGTTCGGCGCAGACTTCGACAAGCTGAACGTCGTGACGACGTACAATCTGGCTTACAATGCCGCGATCCTGGTCGAAGAAGGAATCGGCTGCGCGCTTGCGCTCGACCGGATCGTGAACACGTCGCGCGAAAGCCCTCTTTGTTTCCGTCCGCTGGCCCCGCCGCTGGAATCCGGCTTGAACCTTGTCTGGCGCAAGCACCAGACGTTCTCCGCCGCGGCCGAACTTTTCCTCGAAACGCTGCGCCGGACTCTCTCCGGAGATGATCCGGCGGATTGA
- a CDS encoding aldo/keto reductase has protein sequence MEYVKLGRTGLDVSRFCLGCMGFGDAKKWVHPWVLNEADSRPVIRQALELGINFFDTANVYSLGASEEILGRAIRDYANRDEVVLATKLHGRMHEGPNGAGLSRKAILSEIDKSLARLGTDYVDLYIIHRWDPHTPIEETMEALHDVIKSGKARYIGASAMYAWQFQKALHTADKHGWTKFVSMQNHLNLIYREEEREMLPLCREKGIGVTPYSPLASGRLTRSAAETTHRSETDRVQKAKYDATADGDRLIVDRVAALAAERGVPRSHIALAWLLQKEPVAAPIVGATKIAHLEDALGALNVQLTAREVAFLEEPYVPHGIVGHE, from the coding sequence ATGGAATATGTCAAGCTTGGACGCACGGGATTGGACGTCTCCAGATTCTGCCTCGGCTGCATGGGCTTCGGCGACGCGAAGAAATGGGTGCATCCGTGGGTGCTGAACGAAGCGGACAGCCGGCCGGTCATCCGCCAAGCGCTGGAGCTCGGTATCAACTTTTTCGATACGGCCAACGTGTATTCGCTGGGCGCCAGCGAGGAAATTCTCGGCCGGGCGATCCGCGACTACGCCAACCGCGACGAAGTGGTGCTCGCCACCAAGCTGCACGGGCGCATGCACGAAGGACCGAACGGCGCGGGCTTGTCCCGCAAAGCGATCCTGAGCGAAATCGACAAAAGCCTGGCCCGGCTCGGGACGGATTACGTCGATTTGTATATCATTCACCGCTGGGACCCGCATACGCCGATCGAAGAGACGATGGAGGCGCTGCACGACGTGATCAAGTCCGGCAAAGCCCGCTATATCGGCGCTTCCGCCATGTACGCGTGGCAGTTCCAGAAAGCGCTGCATACGGCGGACAAGCACGGGTGGACGAAATTCGTCTCGATGCAGAACCATTTGAACCTGATCTACCGCGAGGAAGAACGGGAAATGCTGCCGCTGTGCCGGGAAAAAGGGATCGGCGTGACGCCATACAGTCCGCTCGCTTCCGGAAGATTGACGCGCAGCGCGGCCGAGACCACGCACCGCTCGGAGACCGACCGGGTACAGAAGGCCAAATACGACGCGACCGCAGACGGCGACCGTCTGATCGTCGACCGGGTCGCGGCGCTTGCCGCCGAACGCGGCGTCCCGCGCAGCCATATCGCCTTGGCGTGGCTGCTGCAAAAAGAGCCGGTCGCGGCCCCGATCGTCGGCGCGACGAAGATCGCCCATCTCGAAGATGCGCTCGGCGCGCTGAACGTGCAGCTGACGGCTCGGGAAGTCGCTTTTCTGGAAGAACCGTATGTGCCGCACGGGATCGTGGGACACGAATAA
- a CDS encoding AraC family transcriptional regulator, which translates to MTSMTTLLTHTAGAVHALSRLIQRHALQDGVHDTAIARLFLIRESAVTEPIARVSESSFCLIVQGQKEVLLGEERFRYGTGDYIVTSMELPLTGQVTEAAADVPYLAIKFEFSPGEVLDLLTERDLRPPRRSQAKRALFVGQSEPMLADAMLRLASLLDRPQHIPTLAPLYKKEALYWVLHGPSGEALRQLALEAGSAKRVRQVIDHILVRYADPFRIQELAELAHMSVSSLHRQFKEVTAMSPIQFQKQLRLQEARRLLLSESADVAEIALRVGYESQSQFSREYSRLFGLSPRADIRRMREG; encoded by the coding sequence ATGACGAGCATGACGACCCTTTTGACGCACACAGCCGGAGCGGTGCACGCTTTGAGCCGGCTGATTCAGCGCCATGCCTTGCAGGACGGCGTACATGACACCGCGATTGCGCGGCTGTTCCTGATCCGCGAATCGGCTGTCACGGAGCCGATCGCGCGGGTAAGCGAAAGTTCGTTTTGCCTGATCGTGCAAGGGCAAAAAGAAGTGCTGCTCGGCGAAGAACGTTTCCGCTACGGGACCGGCGATTATATCGTCACGTCGATGGAACTGCCGCTGACCGGCCAGGTGACCGAAGCGGCGGCCGACGTCCCTTATCTGGCGATCAAATTCGAATTTTCGCCGGGCGAAGTGCTCGACCTGCTGACGGAGCGCGATCTGCGCCCGCCCCGCCGCTCCCAGGCCAAGCGCGCCTTGTTCGTCGGCCAGAGCGAGCCGATGCTTGCGGACGCCATGCTTCGCCTCGCCTCGCTGCTGGACCGACCTCAACATATCCCGACGCTCGCCCCGCTGTACAAAAAAGAAGCGCTGTACTGGGTGCTGCACGGTCCGAGCGGCGAAGCGCTGCGGCAGCTGGCGCTGGAAGCCGGCAGCGCCAAGCGGGTCCGGCAGGTGATCGACCATATCCTCGTCCGTTACGCCGATCCGTTTCGGATTCAAGAATTGGCGGAACTTGCCCATATGAGCGTGTCTTCGCTGCATCGGCAGTTCAAGGAAGTGACGGCCATGAGCCCGATCCAATTCCAGAAGCAGCTGCGGCTGCAGGAAGCCCGGCGCCTGCTGCTCTCGGAATCGGCGGACGTGGCGGAGATCGCGCTTCGGGTCGGTTACGAGAGCCAGTCGCAGTTCAGCCGCGAATATTCGCGGCTGTTCGGCTTGTCGCCCCGCGCGGACATCCGGCGGATGCGGGAAGGTTAG
- a CDS encoding carbohydrate ABC transporter permease: MTTVHKVPRVGTRKRKPNRYAVARVLPYLILSVIGLLFLLPLLWLIFASFDKEASLALKFPVQFTLDNYRDTLSSSENRLSFANGLLLALGQALLVVIVAGLASYPLSRYQMRYKRPFMYVILFATGLPLTAVMVPVYQFFLFFGMQDSLFFTILFLTASALPYSIWMMKNFMDSVPLELEEAAWVDGASVWTTLRLIVVPLMLPGIFTVGIFAFSGSWGNFLVPFILLQSADKLPAAVTIYQYFGQNGMVQYGMLASFSVLYTIPAVALYVIGQRYMSQGFSFGGATKG; this comes from the coding sequence ATGACTACCGTCCACAAAGTTCCCCGTGTCGGAACGCGCAAGCGCAAGCCGAACCGGTACGCGGTCGCGCGCGTGCTGCCTTACCTCATCTTGAGCGTGATCGGCCTGCTGTTCCTGCTGCCGCTGTTATGGCTCATTTTCGCGTCGTTCGACAAGGAAGCGAGCCTCGCGCTCAAGTTCCCGGTTCAGTTCACGCTCGACAACTACCGGGACACGCTCTCCAGCTCCGAGAACCGGCTGTCGTTCGCCAACGGCCTGCTGCTCGCGCTCGGGCAGGCGCTGCTCGTGGTAATCGTGGCGGGGCTGGCGTCCTATCCGCTGTCGCGCTACCAGATGCGGTACAAACGTCCGTTCATGTACGTGATTTTGTTCGCCACGGGACTGCCGCTTACCGCGGTCATGGTGCCGGTGTACCAATTCTTCCTCTTTTTCGGAATGCAGGACTCGCTGTTTTTCACCATTTTATTCCTGACCGCTTCGGCGCTGCCGTATTCGATCTGGATGATGAAAAACTTTATGGATTCCGTGCCGCTGGAACTGGAAGAAGCGGCCTGGGTCGACGGGGCATCGGTCTGGACGACGCTGCGCCTGATCGTCGTGCCGCTGATGCTGCCAGGCATTTTCACGGTCGGAATCTTCGCTTTTTCGGGAAGCTGGGGCAATTTTCTCGTCCCGTTCATTTTGCTGCAAAGTGCGGATAAACTGCCGGCGGCCGTTACGATCTATCAGTATTTCGGGCAAAACGGCATGGTGCAGTACGGCATGCTGGCTTCGTTCTCGGTACTGTACACGATTCCGGCCGTCGCGCTGTACGTGATCGGCCAGCGTTATATGTCGCAGGGCTTCAGCTTCGGCGGCGCAACCAAAGGGTGA
- a CDS encoding MFS transporter: MPPHRQDASKRTPPLVPILMLGVFGLLNTEMGVIGILPMIAERYGVSISAAGWVVSSFALAVAVSGPILPLLLSRINRKHLMLFVLGLFVAGNLVSAFTSNFAVLLIARIVPALFHPVYCSMAFSVAAESVPREESSRAVAKVFVGVSAGMVLGVPLSSLIANAASLTYAMLFFAAVTAVAFAATLRFVPSMPASGRLSGAAQLHVLKRSVIWLSLAAVIGINGALFGLYSYLAEYLELVTRYDWRTISVMLFVYGLSNIAGNLLAGRLLTGNPRRLSRIYPFALGGVYTLMLLFGQSGVVMAVLLVLWGMLGGLGGNLMQHWIVSAAPEAPEFANGLFLTSANLGTTLGTSVCGLLLAGMDTRYVVLGGLLFVVFGMTANGLRMAQNGRGAAFPFSKKIG, from the coding sequence ATGCCACCGCATCGACAAGACGCCTCAAAGCGCACGCCGCCGCTCGTCCCTATTCTCATGCTCGGCGTGTTCGGCCTCCTCAATACGGAGATGGGCGTGATCGGCATCCTGCCGATGATCGCGGAGCGGTACGGCGTCAGCATCTCGGCCGCCGGCTGGGTCGTCAGCTCGTTCGCGCTGGCCGTGGCCGTATCCGGCCCGATTCTGCCGCTGCTGCTCTCGCGGATCAATCGCAAACACCTGATGCTGTTCGTGCTCGGGCTGTTTGTCGCCGGCAATCTGGTCTCGGCGTTCACTTCGAACTTTGCGGTCCTGCTGATTGCCCGGATCGTGCCTGCTTTGTTCCACCCGGTCTACTGCTCGATGGCGTTCAGCGTCGCCGCGGAATCGGTGCCCCGGGAAGAATCGTCCCGGGCAGTCGCCAAAGTGTTCGTCGGCGTATCCGCGGGCATGGTGCTCGGCGTACCGCTCTCCAGCCTGATCGCGAACGCGGCTTCGCTGACGTACGCGATGCTGTTCTTCGCCGCCGTGACGGCGGTCGCTTTCGCCGCGACGCTGCGGTTCGTGCCGTCCATGCCGGCATCCGGCCGCCTCTCCGGCGCCGCGCAGCTGCATGTCTTGAAGCGAAGCGTCATATGGCTGTCGCTGGCCGCGGTGATCGGCATCAACGGCGCGCTGTTTGGCCTGTACAGCTATCTGGCCGAATATTTGGAACTCGTGACGCGGTACGATTGGCGGACGATCAGCGTCATGCTGTTCGTGTACGGCTTGTCCAATATCGCCGGCAACCTGCTGGCGGGTCGTCTGTTAACCGGCAATCCGCGGCGACTGAGCCGGATTTATCCGTTTGCGCTGGGCGGCGTCTATACTTTGATGCTGCTGTTCGGGCAATCTGGCGTCGTGATGGCGGTCTTGCTCGTGCTGTGGGGCATGCTCGGCGGACTCGGCGGCAATCTGATGCAGCATTGGATCGTGTCCGCGGCGCCGGAAGCGCCCGAATTCGCCAACGGACTGTTTCTCACTTCGGCCAATCTGGGCACAACGCTCGGAACGAGCGTATGCGGGCTGCTGCTGGCCGGGATGGACACGCGTTACGTCGTGCTCGGAGGTCTGCTGTTCGTCGTATTCGGCATGACGGCGAACGGGCTGCGCATGGCGCAGAACGGGCGCGGAGCGGCATTTCCTTTTTCAAAAAAGATCGGATAA